A single window of Anopheles moucheti chromosome 2, idAnoMoucSN_F20_07, whole genome shotgun sequence DNA harbors:
- the LOC128298883 gene encoding sorting nexin-13-like isoform X1, with the protein MEFKYASWIALSAAVSFNLFGMFWVTTMVIGLVLFLLGFLTILYLQHSDLDKFLDSGLLENPLDEPKSLGLSIVCDPKPGNLLLISPNIKVQTESNRNAKAPLSSGAGDSSAAGGHGTRRRNFLDAGIELLFKKREPRTSAGEPPAKPNAITDHLMHRGHLHFHQRDHHTILDNSPEGGSFHPTTVPPPTSHRQPSPGEERSRWRPFESIKIHTDKRATSGLADHEPDKHRRKDVGNVSIGEEVSVASTPLSSFKSYLTHPEILLHHHRHDTPPGSPKKKKILSGNKPVDKLIHTILDYVVRDFIDSWYTIVSDNREFSECNIRTSIESLILQICQRVRSVDLLPLMTTRLIDDLAKHTRFYRLATQEVANSANSKKSSGTEQKRMKIHEKLSPQRRNLKVEGHRRNKSETDLTWQLGNAALQKNVANSRFYNMPVDEQSLIDPDTMLLNAFFGFCEDYRSECMDVEALDDYFKHVSETVLYFVLPEEDFNCLTLRTLLCNLLANSLLKPMFHTLADPDFINLQIAKQFTKDPPAGEFLLKMIRQSTDLSELRACRQLITKEMDAKYKDSNCSAELASLKYTQKLIDLRISHLQNNKNDFGKTERDKASTNLPQLSLDDILRKELAVFYYLDYLSVLNLQKYVIFYLTAQEWKLSTSQCYSEMQVNKSKLSREELLRSIREKASNLYQEYLQPSSPNYLNIDPGLIEALNFRLNDPSIQPENTWFDSICKYIYEKQKNEEVFLNNFYQSVAYKQLLRELDFHNAHDQDMPSLEHLTVFGGLMHSDSASDTNSGDIRFDETDDDEDGTTAPTSSTVFPPPITVDIKEEHDVRAGAVVKKPSPSSLFPTTVNTIKHARSHSDCTGMFAAINDLNIEQLRQSSDCSSNDSGNEAPTAMSTSRRIPAPQLSDVVHRYADESSQGQGPHHQTQHHHYHHHHHHHHQYKHKLSARIINTAIHCEGHYAVYAIQVHVIEDNHHKSWHIYRRYSKFLELKKLLVKRFPALDRVPFPAKKTFQNTQRAVLEHRMEILNRFLAEICAKAELSEEMMAIIRNFLEPDTDDRKMHGGPVVKTIESLKSGMSKIRNMPDTLVGGISRMFVSKSSLKERSFYDIQDIPTLELKQSEYPALASALNLLDEVFDLQNKSQWLRRGLINRLLGAPWVSHATNKRIIQTASSLLATDKLESILSSIINNVWPEGDRFNPSTPLREDSTRLRTKLAAKISLFALLSDDLKHVVGSVTCNSGLLNFFQMLQNKRLNTRLLLILFNRLLMVILQTENITKHALLSSGASGAGNGSGTNGTDDTTTIRIGTPGTVAGSRKASRFS; encoded by the exons ATGGAGTTCAAGTACGCCAGCTGGATAGCGCTCAGCGCGGCTGTGTCGTTCAATCTGTTCGGAATGTTCTGGGTCACGACGATGGTTATCGGTTTGGTGCTGTTCTTGCTTGG GTTTCTAACCATACTGTACTTACAACATAGCGATCTGGACAAATTTCTCGACAGTGGGCTGCTGGAGAATCCGCTCGATGAACCGAAATCTTTAGGACTCAGCATCG TTTGTGACCCTAAGCCCGGTAATTTGCTGCTCATTTCGCCCAACATCAAAGTGCAAACCGAATCGAACCGAAACGCGAAAGCTCCCCTCTCGTCCGGTGCGGGCGACTCGTCCGCGGCCGGTGGCCACGGTACCCGTCGGCGCAACTTTCTCGATGCTGGGATCGAGCTGCTGTTCAAGAAGCGTGAACCACGTACCAGCGCCGGTGAGCCGCCGGCGAAGCCAAACGCAATTACGGACCACCTTATGCACCGTGGCCATTTGCACTTCCACCAACGGGACCATCATACCATTCTAGATAACAGTCCGGAGGGAGGGTCATTTCATCCCACGACGGTGCCGCCACCCACATCCCATCGACAGCCATCGCCCGGAGAGGAACGCAGCCGCTGGAGACCGTTCGAGAGCATTAAGATACACACGGACAAGCGGGCGACAAGCGGACTGGCAGACCATGAGCCGGACAAACATCGGAGAAAAGATG TAGGTAATGTTTCCATCGGCGAAGAAGTATCTGTCGCATCGACTCCTCTGTCCTCGTTTAAATCTTATCTCACGCATCCGGAGATTCTGctgcaccaccaccgtcaCGATACACCGCCCGGTtcgccgaagaagaaaaagatccTAAGCGGTAACAAACCGGTCGACAAGCTGATACACACGATCCTCGATTATGTGGTGCGTGATTTCATCGACTCGTGGTACACGATCGTGTCGGACAATCGGGAATTTTCCGAGTGCAACATTCGCACCAGCATCGAATCGCTCATTCTGCAAATCTGTCAACGCGTCCGGTCGGTCGACCTGCTTCCACTGATGACGACCCGTCTGATCGATGATCTAGCGAAGCATACACGCTTCTATCGACTTGCCACGCAGGAGGTAGCTAATAGTGCCAATAGCAAAAAGTCCTCAGGAACGGAGCAAAAGCGCATGAAGATCCACGAGAAACTGTCGCCCCAGCGGCGCAACCTCAAGGTGGAAGGTCACCGGCGCAACAAGAGCGAAACGGATCTTACCTGGCAGTTGGGTAATGCGGCACTGCAGAAGAATGTGGCCAACTCACGGTTTTACAACATGCCAGTCGATGAGCAATCGTTAATCGATCCGGACACAATGCTGCTTAATGCGTTCTTTGGCTTTTGTGAGGATTATCGCAGCGAGTGTATGGATGTGGAAGCGCTGGATGACTACTTCAAGCACGTGTCCGAAACGGTGCTTTACTTCGTGCTTCCGGAGGAGGATTTTAACTGTCTGACGTTGCGTACGCTGCTTTGCAATCTGCTCGCCAACAGTCTGCTGAAACCGATGTTTCACACGCTGGCGGATCCGGACTTTATTAACCTGCAGATTGCGAAACAGTTTACGAAGGATCCACCGGCGGGTGAGTTTCTGCTGAAGATGATCCGCCAGTCGACCGATCTGTCGGAACTGCGTGCCTGCCGGCAGCTGATTACCAAAGAGATGGACGCAAAGTACAAGGATAGTAACTGTAGTGCCGAGCTGGCCAGTCTCAAGTACACGCAGAAGCTGATCGATCTGAGAATTAGCCATTTGCAGAACAACAAGAACG ACTTTGGCAAGACGGAACGAGATAAAGCTTCAACGAATTTACCACAGCTCAGCCTCGATGATATCCTGCGGAAGGAGCTGGCCGTGTTCTACTATCTGGACTATCTTAGTGTATTAAATCTGCAAAAGTATGTGATATTTTATCTCACCGCTCAAG AATGGAAGCTTAGTACCAGTCAATGTTACTCCGAGATGCAGGTGAACAAGTCGAAGCTAAGCCGAGAAGAACTACTGCGAAGCATCCGGGAAAAGGCGAGCAATCTGTATCAGGAG TATCTGCAACCCTCCTCACCCAACTACCTTAACATCGATCCGGGACTGATAGAGGCTCTCAATTTCCGGTTGAACGATCCGTCCATCCAGCCGGAAAACACGTGGTTCGATTCGATCTGCAAATACATCTACGAGAAGCAGAAAAACGAGGAAGTGTTCCTTAATAACTTCTACCAAAGTGTGGCCTACAAGCAGTTGCTGCGTGAGTTAGACTTCCACAACGCGCACGATCAGGATATGCCTTCGCTCGAGCATTTAACCGTGTTCGGAGGGCTCATGCACAGTGATAGTGCAAGCGACACCAACAGCGGTGACATTCGTTTCGATGAAACGGACGACGATGAGGATGGGACGACCGCGCCAACATCTTCCACCGTATTTCCACCTCCCATTACGGTGGACATCAAAGAGGAGCACGATGTGAGGGCCGGTGCAGTGGTGAAGAAACCATCCCCGTCGAGCCTTTTTCCCACGACCGTGAACACGATCAAGCACGCCCGATCGCACAGTGACTGCACCGGGATGTTTGCAGCCATTAACGATCTCAACATCGAGCAGCTACGGCAATCGTCCGACTGTTCCAGCAACGATTCGGGCAATGAAGCGCCCACCGCGATGTCCACGAGTCGCCGAATCCCGGCACCGCAGCTGTCTGATGTTGTGCATCGTTATGCGGATGAATCCAGTCAGGGTCAGGGTCCACACCATCAAacccagcatcatcattatcatcaccatcaccaccaccaccatcaataTAAGCATAAGCTGTCCGCACGGATCATTAACACCGCTATTCACTGTGAGGGCCATTACGCGGTGTATGCCATCCAAGTGCACGTGATCGAGGATAACCACCACAAGAGCTGGCACATCTATCGACGCTATTCGAAGTTTCTCGAGCTGAAAAAGCTACTGGTGAAGCGCTTCCCAGCACTCGATCGGGTACCGTTTCCAGCGAAGAAAACGTTCCAAAACACACAGCGGGCCGTGCTGGAACATCGGATGGAAATATTGAACCGTTTTCTGGCGGAGATCTGCGCGAAAGCGGAACTTTCGGAGGAGATGATGGCGATCATACGGAACTTCTTGGAACCGGACACGGACGACCGAAAGATGCATGGAGGACCGGTAGTAAAAACG ATCGAAAGTCTCAAGTCAGGCATGAGTAAGATACGGAACATGCCGGACACGCTCGTCGGTGGCATTTCGAGGATGTTTGTGAGCAAAAGTTCGCTGAAAGAGCGCAGCTTCTACGACATACAGGACATTCCGACGCTCGAGCTGAAACAGTCCGAGTATCCGGCACTGGCCTCGGCACTAAATCTGCTCGACGAGGTGTTCGATCTGCAGAACAAATCGCAATGGTTGCGCCGTGGGCTTATCAACCGTCTGTTGGGTGCGCCTTGGGTTAGCCATGCGACAAACAAGCGCATTATACAGACGGCGAGTAGCCTTCTGGCCACGGACAAGCTGGAATCGATCCTGTCTTCGATAAT CAATAATGTATGGCCGGAAGGGGATCGTTTCAATCCAAGCACTCCCCTGCGTGAGGACAGTACACGTTTGCGTACGAAACTGGCGGCCAAAATTTCCCTCTTTGCATTGCTGTCCGACGATTTGAAGCACGTGGTCGGCTCGGTGACGTGTAACAGTGGTCTGTTGAATTTCTTCCAAATGCTACAAAACAAGAGGCTAAACACTCGGCTGCTGCTGATCCTGTTCAACCGATTGCTGATGGTGATCTTACAGACGGAGAACATTACCAAACATGCTCTGCTGTCGTCTGGAGCTAGCGGAGCTGGTAATGGTTCTGGTACGAACGGAACCGACGATACGACAACGATACGCATCGGAACACCGGGAACGGTGGCCGGATCGCGAAAAGCGTCCCGATTCTCGTGA
- the LOC128298883 gene encoding sorting nexin-13-like isoform X2 yields the protein MEFKYASWIALSAAVSFNLFGMFWVTTMVIGLVLFLLGFLTILYLQHSDLDKFLDSGLLENPLDEPKSLGLSIDNSPEGGSFHPTTVPPPTSHRQPSPGEERSRWRPFESIKIHTDKRATSGLADHEPDKHRRKDVGNVSIGEEVSVASTPLSSFKSYLTHPEILLHHHRHDTPPGSPKKKKILSGNKPVDKLIHTILDYVVRDFIDSWYTIVSDNREFSECNIRTSIESLILQICQRVRSVDLLPLMTTRLIDDLAKHTRFYRLATQEVANSANSKKSSGTEQKRMKIHEKLSPQRRNLKVEGHRRNKSETDLTWQLGNAALQKNVANSRFYNMPVDEQSLIDPDTMLLNAFFGFCEDYRSECMDVEALDDYFKHVSETVLYFVLPEEDFNCLTLRTLLCNLLANSLLKPMFHTLADPDFINLQIAKQFTKDPPAGEFLLKMIRQSTDLSELRACRQLITKEMDAKYKDSNCSAELASLKYTQKLIDLRISHLQNNKNDFGKTERDKASTNLPQLSLDDILRKELAVFYYLDYLSVLNLQKYVIFYLTAQEWKLSTSQCYSEMQVNKSKLSREELLRSIREKASNLYQEYLQPSSPNYLNIDPGLIEALNFRLNDPSIQPENTWFDSICKYIYEKQKNEEVFLNNFYQSVAYKQLLRELDFHNAHDQDMPSLEHLTVFGGLMHSDSASDTNSGDIRFDETDDDEDGTTAPTSSTVFPPPITVDIKEEHDVRAGAVVKKPSPSSLFPTTVNTIKHARSHSDCTGMFAAINDLNIEQLRQSSDCSSNDSGNEAPTAMSTSRRIPAPQLSDVVHRYADESSQGQGPHHQTQHHHYHHHHHHHHQYKHKLSARIINTAIHCEGHYAVYAIQVHVIEDNHHKSWHIYRRYSKFLELKKLLVKRFPALDRVPFPAKKTFQNTQRAVLEHRMEILNRFLAEICAKAELSEEMMAIIRNFLEPDTDDRKMHGGPVVKTIESLKSGMSKIRNMPDTLVGGISRMFVSKSSLKERSFYDIQDIPTLELKQSEYPALASALNLLDEVFDLQNKSQWLRRGLINRLLGAPWVSHATNKRIIQTASSLLATDKLESILSSIINNVWPEGDRFNPSTPLREDSTRLRTKLAAKISLFALLSDDLKHVVGSVTCNSGLLNFFQMLQNKRLNTRLLLILFNRLLMVILQTENITKHALLSSGASGAGNGSGTNGTDDTTTIRIGTPGTVAGSRKASRFS from the exons ATGGAGTTCAAGTACGCCAGCTGGATAGCGCTCAGCGCGGCTGTGTCGTTCAATCTGTTCGGAATGTTCTGGGTCACGACGATGGTTATCGGTTTGGTGCTGTTCTTGCTTGG GTTTCTAACCATACTGTACTTACAACATAGCGATCTGGACAAATTTCTCGACAGTGGGCTGCTGGAGAATCCGCTCGATGAACCGAAATCTTTAGGACTCAGCATCG ATAACAGTCCGGAGGGAGGGTCATTTCATCCCACGACGGTGCCGCCACCCACATCCCATCGACAGCCATCGCCCGGAGAGGAACGCAGCCGCTGGAGACCGTTCGAGAGCATTAAGATACACACGGACAAGCGGGCGACAAGCGGACTGGCAGACCATGAGCCGGACAAACATCGGAGAAAAGATG TAGGTAATGTTTCCATCGGCGAAGAAGTATCTGTCGCATCGACTCCTCTGTCCTCGTTTAAATCTTATCTCACGCATCCGGAGATTCTGctgcaccaccaccgtcaCGATACACCGCCCGGTtcgccgaagaagaaaaagatccTAAGCGGTAACAAACCGGTCGACAAGCTGATACACACGATCCTCGATTATGTGGTGCGTGATTTCATCGACTCGTGGTACACGATCGTGTCGGACAATCGGGAATTTTCCGAGTGCAACATTCGCACCAGCATCGAATCGCTCATTCTGCAAATCTGTCAACGCGTCCGGTCGGTCGACCTGCTTCCACTGATGACGACCCGTCTGATCGATGATCTAGCGAAGCATACACGCTTCTATCGACTTGCCACGCAGGAGGTAGCTAATAGTGCCAATAGCAAAAAGTCCTCAGGAACGGAGCAAAAGCGCATGAAGATCCACGAGAAACTGTCGCCCCAGCGGCGCAACCTCAAGGTGGAAGGTCACCGGCGCAACAAGAGCGAAACGGATCTTACCTGGCAGTTGGGTAATGCGGCACTGCAGAAGAATGTGGCCAACTCACGGTTTTACAACATGCCAGTCGATGAGCAATCGTTAATCGATCCGGACACAATGCTGCTTAATGCGTTCTTTGGCTTTTGTGAGGATTATCGCAGCGAGTGTATGGATGTGGAAGCGCTGGATGACTACTTCAAGCACGTGTCCGAAACGGTGCTTTACTTCGTGCTTCCGGAGGAGGATTTTAACTGTCTGACGTTGCGTACGCTGCTTTGCAATCTGCTCGCCAACAGTCTGCTGAAACCGATGTTTCACACGCTGGCGGATCCGGACTTTATTAACCTGCAGATTGCGAAACAGTTTACGAAGGATCCACCGGCGGGTGAGTTTCTGCTGAAGATGATCCGCCAGTCGACCGATCTGTCGGAACTGCGTGCCTGCCGGCAGCTGATTACCAAAGAGATGGACGCAAAGTACAAGGATAGTAACTGTAGTGCCGAGCTGGCCAGTCTCAAGTACACGCAGAAGCTGATCGATCTGAGAATTAGCCATTTGCAGAACAACAAGAACG ACTTTGGCAAGACGGAACGAGATAAAGCTTCAACGAATTTACCACAGCTCAGCCTCGATGATATCCTGCGGAAGGAGCTGGCCGTGTTCTACTATCTGGACTATCTTAGTGTATTAAATCTGCAAAAGTATGTGATATTTTATCTCACCGCTCAAG AATGGAAGCTTAGTACCAGTCAATGTTACTCCGAGATGCAGGTGAACAAGTCGAAGCTAAGCCGAGAAGAACTACTGCGAAGCATCCGGGAAAAGGCGAGCAATCTGTATCAGGAG TATCTGCAACCCTCCTCACCCAACTACCTTAACATCGATCCGGGACTGATAGAGGCTCTCAATTTCCGGTTGAACGATCCGTCCATCCAGCCGGAAAACACGTGGTTCGATTCGATCTGCAAATACATCTACGAGAAGCAGAAAAACGAGGAAGTGTTCCTTAATAACTTCTACCAAAGTGTGGCCTACAAGCAGTTGCTGCGTGAGTTAGACTTCCACAACGCGCACGATCAGGATATGCCTTCGCTCGAGCATTTAACCGTGTTCGGAGGGCTCATGCACAGTGATAGTGCAAGCGACACCAACAGCGGTGACATTCGTTTCGATGAAACGGACGACGATGAGGATGGGACGACCGCGCCAACATCTTCCACCGTATTTCCACCTCCCATTACGGTGGACATCAAAGAGGAGCACGATGTGAGGGCCGGTGCAGTGGTGAAGAAACCATCCCCGTCGAGCCTTTTTCCCACGACCGTGAACACGATCAAGCACGCCCGATCGCACAGTGACTGCACCGGGATGTTTGCAGCCATTAACGATCTCAACATCGAGCAGCTACGGCAATCGTCCGACTGTTCCAGCAACGATTCGGGCAATGAAGCGCCCACCGCGATGTCCACGAGTCGCCGAATCCCGGCACCGCAGCTGTCTGATGTTGTGCATCGTTATGCGGATGAATCCAGTCAGGGTCAGGGTCCACACCATCAAacccagcatcatcattatcatcaccatcaccaccaccaccatcaataTAAGCATAAGCTGTCCGCACGGATCATTAACACCGCTATTCACTGTGAGGGCCATTACGCGGTGTATGCCATCCAAGTGCACGTGATCGAGGATAACCACCACAAGAGCTGGCACATCTATCGACGCTATTCGAAGTTTCTCGAGCTGAAAAAGCTACTGGTGAAGCGCTTCCCAGCACTCGATCGGGTACCGTTTCCAGCGAAGAAAACGTTCCAAAACACACAGCGGGCCGTGCTGGAACATCGGATGGAAATATTGAACCGTTTTCTGGCGGAGATCTGCGCGAAAGCGGAACTTTCGGAGGAGATGATGGCGATCATACGGAACTTCTTGGAACCGGACACGGACGACCGAAAGATGCATGGAGGACCGGTAGTAAAAACG ATCGAAAGTCTCAAGTCAGGCATGAGTAAGATACGGAACATGCCGGACACGCTCGTCGGTGGCATTTCGAGGATGTTTGTGAGCAAAAGTTCGCTGAAAGAGCGCAGCTTCTACGACATACAGGACATTCCGACGCTCGAGCTGAAACAGTCCGAGTATCCGGCACTGGCCTCGGCACTAAATCTGCTCGACGAGGTGTTCGATCTGCAGAACAAATCGCAATGGTTGCGCCGTGGGCTTATCAACCGTCTGTTGGGTGCGCCTTGGGTTAGCCATGCGACAAACAAGCGCATTATACAGACGGCGAGTAGCCTTCTGGCCACGGACAAGCTGGAATCGATCCTGTCTTCGATAAT CAATAATGTATGGCCGGAAGGGGATCGTTTCAATCCAAGCACTCCCCTGCGTGAGGACAGTACACGTTTGCGTACGAAACTGGCGGCCAAAATTTCCCTCTTTGCATTGCTGTCCGACGATTTGAAGCACGTGGTCGGCTCGGTGACGTGTAACAGTGGTCTGTTGAATTTCTTCCAAATGCTACAAAACAAGAGGCTAAACACTCGGCTGCTGCTGATCCTGTTCAACCGATTGCTGATGGTGATCTTACAGACGGAGAACATTACCAAACATGCTCTGCTGTCGTCTGGAGCTAGCGGAGCTGGTAATGGTTCTGGTACGAACGGAACCGACGATACGACAACGATACGCATCGGAACACCGGGAACGGTGGCCGGATCGCGAAAAGCGTCCCGATTCTCGTGA
- the LOC128298883 gene encoding sorting nexin-13-like isoform X3, translated as MEFKYASWIALSAAVSFNLFGMFWVTTMVIGLVLFLLGFLTILYLQHSDLDKFLDSGLLENPLDEPKSLGLSIGNVSIGEEVSVASTPLSSFKSYLTHPEILLHHHRHDTPPGSPKKKKILSGNKPVDKLIHTILDYVVRDFIDSWYTIVSDNREFSECNIRTSIESLILQICQRVRSVDLLPLMTTRLIDDLAKHTRFYRLATQEVANSANSKKSSGTEQKRMKIHEKLSPQRRNLKVEGHRRNKSETDLTWQLGNAALQKNVANSRFYNMPVDEQSLIDPDTMLLNAFFGFCEDYRSECMDVEALDDYFKHVSETVLYFVLPEEDFNCLTLRTLLCNLLANSLLKPMFHTLADPDFINLQIAKQFTKDPPAGEFLLKMIRQSTDLSELRACRQLITKEMDAKYKDSNCSAELASLKYTQKLIDLRISHLQNNKNDFGKTERDKASTNLPQLSLDDILRKELAVFYYLDYLSVLNLQKYVIFYLTAQEWKLSTSQCYSEMQVNKSKLSREELLRSIREKASNLYQEYLQPSSPNYLNIDPGLIEALNFRLNDPSIQPENTWFDSICKYIYEKQKNEEVFLNNFYQSVAYKQLLRELDFHNAHDQDMPSLEHLTVFGGLMHSDSASDTNSGDIRFDETDDDEDGTTAPTSSTVFPPPITVDIKEEHDVRAGAVVKKPSPSSLFPTTVNTIKHARSHSDCTGMFAAINDLNIEQLRQSSDCSSNDSGNEAPTAMSTSRRIPAPQLSDVVHRYADESSQGQGPHHQTQHHHYHHHHHHHHQYKHKLSARIINTAIHCEGHYAVYAIQVHVIEDNHHKSWHIYRRYSKFLELKKLLVKRFPALDRVPFPAKKTFQNTQRAVLEHRMEILNRFLAEICAKAELSEEMMAIIRNFLEPDTDDRKMHGGPVVKTIESLKSGMSKIRNMPDTLVGGISRMFVSKSSLKERSFYDIQDIPTLELKQSEYPALASALNLLDEVFDLQNKSQWLRRGLINRLLGAPWVSHATNKRIIQTASSLLATDKLESILSSIINNVWPEGDRFNPSTPLREDSTRLRTKLAAKISLFALLSDDLKHVVGSVTCNSGLLNFFQMLQNKRLNTRLLLILFNRLLMVILQTENITKHALLSSGASGAGNGSGTNGTDDTTTIRIGTPGTVAGSRKASRFS; from the exons ATGGAGTTCAAGTACGCCAGCTGGATAGCGCTCAGCGCGGCTGTGTCGTTCAATCTGTTCGGAATGTTCTGGGTCACGACGATGGTTATCGGTTTGGTGCTGTTCTTGCTTGG GTTTCTAACCATACTGTACTTACAACATAGCGATCTGGACAAATTTCTCGACAGTGGGCTGCTGGAGAATCCGCTCGATGAACCGAAATCTTTAGGACTCAGCATCG GTAATGTTTCCATCGGCGAAGAAGTATCTGTCGCATCGACTCCTCTGTCCTCGTTTAAATCTTATCTCACGCATCCGGAGATTCTGctgcaccaccaccgtcaCGATACACCGCCCGGTtcgccgaagaagaaaaagatccTAAGCGGTAACAAACCGGTCGACAAGCTGATACACACGATCCTCGATTATGTGGTGCGTGATTTCATCGACTCGTGGTACACGATCGTGTCGGACAATCGGGAATTTTCCGAGTGCAACATTCGCACCAGCATCGAATCGCTCATTCTGCAAATCTGTCAACGCGTCCGGTCGGTCGACCTGCTTCCACTGATGACGACCCGTCTGATCGATGATCTAGCGAAGCATACACGCTTCTATCGACTTGCCACGCAGGAGGTAGCTAATAGTGCCAATAGCAAAAAGTCCTCAGGAACGGAGCAAAAGCGCATGAAGATCCACGAGAAACTGTCGCCCCAGCGGCGCAACCTCAAGGTGGAAGGTCACCGGCGCAACAAGAGCGAAACGGATCTTACCTGGCAGTTGGGTAATGCGGCACTGCAGAAGAATGTGGCCAACTCACGGTTTTACAACATGCCAGTCGATGAGCAATCGTTAATCGATCCGGACACAATGCTGCTTAATGCGTTCTTTGGCTTTTGTGAGGATTATCGCAGCGAGTGTATGGATGTGGAAGCGCTGGATGACTACTTCAAGCACGTGTCCGAAACGGTGCTTTACTTCGTGCTTCCGGAGGAGGATTTTAACTGTCTGACGTTGCGTACGCTGCTTTGCAATCTGCTCGCCAACAGTCTGCTGAAACCGATGTTTCACACGCTGGCGGATCCGGACTTTATTAACCTGCAGATTGCGAAACAGTTTACGAAGGATCCACCGGCGGGTGAGTTTCTGCTGAAGATGATCCGCCAGTCGACCGATCTGTCGGAACTGCGTGCCTGCCGGCAGCTGATTACCAAAGAGATGGACGCAAAGTACAAGGATAGTAACTGTAGTGCCGAGCTGGCCAGTCTCAAGTACACGCAGAAGCTGATCGATCTGAGAATTAGCCATTTGCAGAACAACAAGAACG ACTTTGGCAAGACGGAACGAGATAAAGCTTCAACGAATTTACCACAGCTCAGCCTCGATGATATCCTGCGGAAGGAGCTGGCCGTGTTCTACTATCTGGACTATCTTAGTGTATTAAATCTGCAAAAGTATGTGATATTTTATCTCACCGCTCAAG AATGGAAGCTTAGTACCAGTCAATGTTACTCCGAGATGCAGGTGAACAAGTCGAAGCTAAGCCGAGAAGAACTACTGCGAAGCATCCGGGAAAAGGCGAGCAATCTGTATCAGGAG TATCTGCAACCCTCCTCACCCAACTACCTTAACATCGATCCGGGACTGATAGAGGCTCTCAATTTCCGGTTGAACGATCCGTCCATCCAGCCGGAAAACACGTGGTTCGATTCGATCTGCAAATACATCTACGAGAAGCAGAAAAACGAGGAAGTGTTCCTTAATAACTTCTACCAAAGTGTGGCCTACAAGCAGTTGCTGCGTGAGTTAGACTTCCACAACGCGCACGATCAGGATATGCCTTCGCTCGAGCATTTAACCGTGTTCGGAGGGCTCATGCACAGTGATAGTGCAAGCGACACCAACAGCGGTGACATTCGTTTCGATGAAACGGACGACGATGAGGATGGGACGACCGCGCCAACATCTTCCACCGTATTTCCACCTCCCATTACGGTGGACATCAAAGAGGAGCACGATGTGAGGGCCGGTGCAGTGGTGAAGAAACCATCCCCGTCGAGCCTTTTTCCCACGACCGTGAACACGATCAAGCACGCCCGATCGCACAGTGACTGCACCGGGATGTTTGCAGCCATTAACGATCTCAACATCGAGCAGCTACGGCAATCGTCCGACTGTTCCAGCAACGATTCGGGCAATGAAGCGCCCACCGCGATGTCCACGAGTCGCCGAATCCCGGCACCGCAGCTGTCTGATGTTGTGCATCGTTATGCGGATGAATCCAGTCAGGGTCAGGGTCCACACCATCAAacccagcatcatcattatcatcaccatcaccaccaccaccatcaataTAAGCATAAGCTGTCCGCACGGATCATTAACACCGCTATTCACTGTGAGGGCCATTACGCGGTGTATGCCATCCAAGTGCACGTGATCGAGGATAACCACCACAAGAGCTGGCACATCTATCGACGCTATTCGAAGTTTCTCGAGCTGAAAAAGCTACTGGTGAAGCGCTTCCCAGCACTCGATCGGGTACCGTTTCCAGCGAAGAAAACGTTCCAAAACACACAGCGGGCCGTGCTGGAACATCGGATGGAAATATTGAACCGTTTTCTGGCGGAGATCTGCGCGAAAGCGGAACTTTCGGAGGAGATGATGGCGATCATACGGAACTTCTTGGAACCGGACACGGACGACCGAAAGATGCATGGAGGACCGGTAGTAAAAACG ATCGAAAGTCTCAAGTCAGGCATGAGTAAGATACGGAACATGCCGGACACGCTCGTCGGTGGCATTTCGAGGATGTTTGTGAGCAAAAGTTCGCTGAAAGAGCGCAGCTTCTACGACATACAGGACATTCCGACGCTCGAGCTGAAACAGTCCGAGTATCCGGCACTGGCCTCGGCACTAAATCTGCTCGACGAGGTGTTCGATCTGCAGAACAAATCGCAATGGTTGCGCCGTGGGCTTATCAACCGTCTGTTGGGTGCGCCTTGGGTTAGCCATGCGACAAACAAGCGCATTATACAGACGGCGAGTAGCCTTCTGGCCACGGACAAGCTGGAATCGATCCTGTCTTCGATAAT CAATAATGTATGGCCGGAAGGGGATCGTTTCAATCCAAGCACTCCCCTGCGTGAGGACAGTACACGTTTGCGTACGAAACTGGCGGCCAAAATTTCCCTCTTTGCATTGCTGTCCGACGATTTGAAGCACGTGGTCGGCTCGGTGACGTGTAACAGTGGTCTGTTGAATTTCTTCCAAATGCTACAAAACAAGAGGCTAAACACTCGGCTGCTGCTGATCCTGTTCAACCGATTGCTGATGGTGATCTTACAGACGGAGAACATTACCAAACATGCTCTGCTGTCGTCTGGAGCTAGCGGAGCTGGTAATGGTTCTGGTACGAACGGAACCGACGATACGACAACGATACGCATCGGAACACCGGGAACGGTGGCCGGATCGCGAAAAGCGTCCCGATTCTCGTGA